The Bdellovibrio sp. NC01 genome includes the window AAGAACAACGGCTTCGGCATGAAGTTCATCCAAAAGTTCCAGTGCTCTAAAATGGTGTGATGTGCACGTTGTGCATTGATTACTAAGTTGCCGAATGGCGCAAGAATATGAAGTACAGCTAAGATGATGATCGCCCAAGGTTTTCTTTTCATACTCTTAGGATATGAATGAAGTTGTAAAGAGACAATAAAAAAGAAGGCCTCATCCTGAGGCCCCTTTTTATGGTCGGTGTAGATTTACTAACTAGATATTCGCCAGACTACTGCTTACAGAAAGGCAGATCCGGTTTAATTTGACAGATAATTTGGCAAAGAGATGGATCACCAATAGGACATGACCCATCACCCGGTGGTTGTGCCGGATCATCACCGCCCCCGCCTGGTGGTTGTGGTTGGCTGCTGCCAGATTTACCAACGTTAATGTCCAAAGTACTTGCCGTTTTTCCATCAGCATCCGTCACAGTGATCGACGTTTTACCATTCGCAACGGCAGTCACAACCCCGCCATCTGAAACAGTCGCTGTCGACGTATTGCTGCTGACGTATTTAAACGGTGATTTACCGTTCAATACAGACAAATTCAGCGTGTCTTTCGCTCCAATTGAAGCTGCTGCTGGAACAACAATCATTTTTTTCGTCAAAACTGCATCGACGGCATTAAAAGCATCGACTCGGCAGTTACATGCCGTTTGGATTGAAACTTTCGTTCCAGTTGTTTGCAAAATCGCGCGAATTTGTGCTCCTGTTAAAGAGCTGTCTTGCGACTTCAAGAACGCAACAAGACCTGAAACCAATGGCGTTGCCATGGACGTTCCAGAAAGTTCCCCGTATTTGTTTTTTGGAAGAGTGCTGATGATGCCATCGCCTGGTGAAGACAAGTGGACCATCGCGGTTCCATAATTTGACCAAGACGGCTTGCTATCTGAAGAGTTTGACGCTGCAACAGTGATCGAATTTGGATAACCGTTGTTCGCTGGATACACTTCAGTCGAGTCATTGTTTTTTCCATCATTCGCGGCCGCTGCTACGAAAATAATCCCTTTATCGTCAGCTCGCTTCACGGCTTCCAATAATGGTTGCGCCGTTGCACGAGGAACTGTGGCTCCCCAAGATGCGGAAATAACTTGCACACCTTTTTCGATGGCATAGTCGATGGCTTTAATACCGTCGTTCAAATCGCCTGAACCATTTTCATCCAGGAAACGCAAAGGCATGATAGAAATACCCGGCGCCATCCCGATCGTTCCGCCATCAATGAGGCCTGTCGCCCCCACGATACCTGAACAGTGGGTCCCGTGACCTGGATTTTGATAGCTTGTTTTATCCATTGGATCGGCATTGTTATCTTTAAAGTTGTAACCAGGAATCATGTTCGGCGCTAAAGATTCGTGTTTGTAGTCAGCACCCGTATCGATGACTGCAACAATCACGTTTTTATTGCCTCGATTGCCAGCACGTTGCCATGCTTTTTCAGCCTGCACCTTTGCGATCGCCCATTGCGATTTCAAGGTCGCAGTATCAACTGGAGCCGAATAGGCTTTCAGTTTAAAGTTCGGCACCACATATTGCACGCCAGGAGTCGACAACAAGGTTGCCAACGTTTGTGCTTCTTTCGATTTTGCGATGTCGACTTTGATCAAAGATGCAGTCGCATTGTGATCCATCACTTGCATACCGACTGCTTTCATAGTCCCCATGTTTTGAACTGCCTGAAACCCATTTGTATTCGTGTACTTTACTAAGAACTCGCCCGCGAATGCTTGAGAGCCCAGTAGTAACGCACTTAACAGAACCGTCCGTTTCATAGATCCCCCTCCGTGGTGCTATTAAGGATATTCAAAATTTATGAGTTGGCTGCACTCGAGATTTTAAAATGGCTTTTATTTAATTGACGCCCTTCATCGAAAGTTGAACACACTCACGAACTTTTCAAGAATGGCAGTGTCAGTTTTTTCACTTCGACACTGATGTCGATGTGTAAACCCACAAGGGCACTTATGAGTCATCTTCAGGCAATCATTCTTGGTATCATCGAAGGCATCACAGAATTTCTTCCCATCTCTTCAACGGGCCATATGGTCATCGCAAGTTCGTTCATGGGAATTAATGAAAGCGACTTTACAAAAGCATTTGAAGTCATCATTCAATTCGGCGCGATTCTTTCAGTTTTAGTTTTGTATTGGAGAAGATTTCTTCCGAACTGGAATTTCTATAAAAAACTTTTTGTCGCGTTCTTGCCAACAGCGATCATCGGTTTCGCAGCGAAAAATGTTGTTGATCAACTTTTAGAGTCCGCTCAAGTTGTCGCTTGGTCGTTGATTCTTGGTGGCGTGATTTTAGTTTGGTCCGATAAGATCTTTGCTCACTTGACCGCAGTCGGTCGCAAGACGAGTGATTTGACATACAAAGACTCTGTCAAATTAGGCTTGTTCCAATCAATCGCGATGATCCCAGGAGTCTCGCGCTCTGGAGCAACGATCATGGGTGGTTTGACTTTAGGTCTTCAGAAAAAAGAAGCCGCAGAGTTTTCATTCTTCTTGGCTGTGCCAACGATGGCCGCTGCCACTTTGTACAAGCTTTTGAAAATTTATAAGACGATCCAGCACGATCAAATCGCGGTTCTTGCAACCGGCACAATCGTTTCGTTCATCGTCGCGATGGTGGCAATCAAGTTCTTCATGGGCATCGTCACAAAATACGGCTTCCGTGGTTTTGGTTATTATCGTATCGTTCTTGGCATTATCATCTTGGCGTTGATCTATACAGGTCACTCATTGAGCGCAGGTTAGGATTTATTTTAAATGGAAAAGTTTCTTTTTGAAGAGTCACATATTTTTTCTATGGAAGTTGCAGCACTGTTAAAACATACAGTGTTGATCATGCCGAACTGGAAATGGATCGTCCTTGCGATCTTTATCGTTCTTGGTATTGCTCTTCGTCCGTTGATTCAGTGGGTTTTGAAAGAATTCAAAAAACACAATCCGTGGGCAAAGAAATTTCCAAAAAGCTTCACAGCTTATTTCTTTAAATCTGAAATCGAACGCCCGCTGGCTTGGGTGATCGTAGGATTGTTGTGGTTCGGTGCTGGCGATGCGATTGAGCTTACTGGCAAATTCCAAACTTACTATGAACATGTGTTAAAAGCGTTCTTAGCAATTCACTTGATTCGCGTGATCTATTACGCGGTCGATGCTCTAGGTTCGGTGTTCGCTGATATCGCAGCAAAAACCGAATCCACGATGGACGATCAATTGGTGCCGTTCGCAAGCAAGATCTTAAAAGTTCTTGTTGTCGTTCTGGGTGTTTTGATTGTGCTGCAAAGTTTCGGACTGAACGTAATGTCGCTTCTTGCCGGTCTTGGCCTGGGCGGTTTGGCATTAGCATTGGCAGCGCAAGACACGGCCGCAAATCTTTTTGGTTCTGTGACGATCTTGGTCGACAATCCGTGCAAAATTGGCGATTGGGTTAAAGTGAAAGACGTTGAAGGCACGGTTGAAGAAATCGGTTTCCGATCAACACGCATTCGCACGTTTTATAACTCTGTCATCACGATTCCAAATGCGACGATGGCAAAAGAGAACATCGACAATATGGGTGTGCGCCCTGCTCGCCGTATTCGTCAGTCCTTGGGGCTTGCTTACGAAACGACACCTGAAAATATTGAAGCTTTCTGTGATCGCGTTCGTTATTTGATCAAACAAGATCAAAAAGTGATTCCTGAAACTGTGACGGTTCATTTCAATAACTTCAATGCCTCGACGTTGGACGTTTTAGTGAACTTCCATTTGAAAGTGTATACAGGTCCTGAAGAGCTTGAACATCAGCAGCGCATTTTCCTAGAGATCATCAAAATCGCTAATGATATGAAAGTAGAGTTCGCATATCCGACGCAAACTGTGTACTACCGCGGGGCTCAAGGCTAGCAAACAAACTATGAAAAGTTTGGGCGGGATTACATATTAATTTTGCGTAAAAAATAGGACGTCCAGAAGTCTTTCAGTCATGTCGAATCGCAGCGATACTGTGGTTCATGACAAAACAACAGATTACTGCCGTCCTTATTTTCTGTTCAGCCTTCGCACTTTGTCACTCAGGCTGGAGTAAAACAAAACCCCAAAAAGAAGCTGATCGCTATAATGTGATTTGTGAAAACCCAGACGACTGTAATCAAGCAGTTGCTGGTTTGTTAAATGACGAATCGAACGTCTGCACAGCCGTGCTCGTTCGTGAAGATGTGATGGCAACCAACCTTCACTGCCTACCACAAAAACTTCGTAAAGAAGGCTCTTCGTGCAAAGGCCGTATCAGCTTTACCTTCCCTGAAAATACTAAAAATAAAATTGAATACGCTGATTGCGATCAAGTCCTTTCGGTCTCTTCGCAATTAAAGGACACGCCACTTACGCCGGATTATGCGTTTTTAAAATTAACTCACAAGGCCTCTCGCAAACCCGTTGCGATCAACACTTCCGGAGTTGCGAACAACGAAATGCTTACGATCTTTAAAGTCGATCCACATGAAGACATCGGATTACTTCGTAAAGTCACATGTGCGGCGGCTCAAAAATCCATGTTGAATCCTTTGTTTAAATCAGAACAAAGTTCTGTCATCAGTCTGGTTCCGTGCGATATCGTTTCTGGTAATTCGGGCTCACCGATCTTTTCTGCTCAAGGTGACGTGAAAGCGTTGATCAACTCTAAAGGTCTGCCGGCCGATATGCCGGTGAATGTGGATCGCTTTGACGTAGCATTTGCTTCGAACTTGGCGTGCTTGAATATCCCAGAATTAGGTTTGAAAAATCAAAATACAGAATGTCATTCCAGCAAAGACCGCGCAGCGATTCGTAATGCTTCCGGTGAACTTGTGCGTGATGCCGTTCATCCGTTGATGATGAATTTCACAAAAGCCGTAGGCGAGCAATACCGCAACATCCACGAACAAACGAAGAATTTCTTAAAGTGGCAAGCTGACCAACAAGATATTCCTTATAACGGTGACGACAAAGCCAAGATCGCCAAAGTGGGTTTCAAACCTAAGTGCATCACCGCGTCCCGTGAAAACATGATGAAGATGCAAGAAGAGATGATGAAAATTAAATACTCGGAATGGGGTGTTCAGCTGAGTCTTGATTCAGCTGGCCGACCGAATCCGCAACTTGCTGCCACGGAAGTTTCAAGTACTTTAAGCTTCTCAAAAGAAGACCTGCAAAAAACCGAAGTCGCAATCAAGCTGGGCACCACTTCTTACAACGTCCCGTTCTGTTCTGACATCGCCGCCAAATAGGCTCCCCTAGCCGCTTTCCCGCTAAAGTAGATGCTTTAGCGGGATGAAGATTTTTCAAGTTTCCAACCTATAAACGAGCGCAAATTGAACGCGCTCACCTTGCGAGTCTGTTAGAGACAACTTGTCTTGCACCGGGACGCGAGATTTATTAGTGTTCGCCGCTCTAAGGTTGGGCCATGAAAACAAAATTTCCGCGATTTTTAAAAGGCATTCTGGAAGCTCGTCAAAGCCGTAATTCTCGCTATTCAAAGCGTGCGTTTGCACAGCATTGTGGGATTTCGATTGGACAATTAAATGATTATTTGTCAGGCCGTCGTATCTGCTCGCTGAAGACCGCGAACAAGATCGTTGCAAACTTAAATTTGCCGCCAGAACAAATGGCGCAATTCGAAGTGATCGCTAAAAATGCGAAAGCCAAATTGCATTCGTTGCCAGATGAAAAATTTAGTATCGTTTCAGATCCTGCCCACTTTGCGTTGTTGGCCCTAACGACGGCGACTGATTTCAATTTGGATATGGCGTGGATTGCTGAAAAACTTCACGTCACACAAGCCAAAGCTAAAACACTTATGCACAACTTGCAAAGCATCGGCTTGGTTGAGATCGTCGACGACAAAATCGTAATTCATCATGAACACATCGTTGCTGCTATGGACGCCCCTTCCGAAGCCCTTCGCAATTCGCATAAAACATCACTGCAAAGAATTATCGACAATATCGATAAAGTGCCAATGGAAAAGCGCGAAGTCAGTTCAGTCAGCGTATGTATTGATCCAAAAAAATTAGCGATCGTTAAAAAACGTGCGATGAAATTTATTGAAAAGACCGCGATGTTCCTTGAAAGCGGCGACAAAAAGGAAGTTTATGAAATCAACGTTCAAATCTTTCCGTGGGCCACTTAATATGAAATTCTTAATTTTAAGCGCAGCACTTTTGTTTTCCTCAATCAGTCACGCGATCTTCATTCGTGGCAACGGTGGCATCGGCGTTTACTCGCAAGGTCAGTGGCTTGCTTATGATGTGTTTGAGTTAACATCACAAAACCCCGAGTTGATTTTCAACTACTCAAGCAGCGAAGGTGTTGCTTATAAAGTTTTGGATTATGTTCGTCGTTTGCCGTTAGCACCTGCCGAAATCACGAAAGCAGAAGCCATTGCGATGGCGAATTTCTTTAAAATTGATTCGTGCAATTTTGATGAATTGAACCAACCACAAATGCACTACACGTACACTCAGATTTGGGAGCAATTGCGCGAGCAATCTCTGTTAACTGCTTTGATGGCTGTTAATTTCTATGATCCCAGCACACAGGCCTATCACATCTGCACAATGCCGATGTATTTCGACTTTATGGGTGAACAACAGCAAGCTGTGTTGCTTTTCCACGAAGTGGTTTACGTGTACCTAGAGCAGTCACGTATGCTCCCGCCGAAGCCGGAAGAAGTTCGTGCTCTGGTGGCAAGAACCTTAATGAAATTCTAGACAGCCGCACAGAAATGTCAGCGGCTTTTGTCACATGAGTCCTTTGTAATCCGTATAAACTCTTATATTTGTTAATACCAGGAACGTCTTTTGAATTTGCTTTCCTCTAACGCCAAAAATCATTGGCCAAAAAGGAGAGAGAAAAATGAAAAAGATGAAAGTAGCAAGCCTTGCCATCGCAGGCATGATGGTCGTTCAGGCAACAGTGTCTCATGCTGAGACATCGCGTGTAGACGGTATCGGCGATAAACAAATCGCGGTCGCACAGAAGCAACTCTCTGCGGTAAGAACACAGATCTTACTTTTAGATAAATCCTTAGAAGAAACAGCCACAGCCATTCAAACACGTGAAAAAGGCGGCCTTTCAAATGGCGCAGCAATCGTGGGCGCAGGTATCGGCTTGGGCTTCTCGGCTCTGACAATGCTTGGTACGCTTGGCAGCACTGGTGATGGCGGCGGCATGGTCGGCGTTATCATTGGCTCGTTGGGTTCTTTGGCGGCGACAGCTGGCTCTTTGGGTATGAGCGGTGTCAGCGCTTATTTGAAAGCAGACGCTAATACGGAAAGTATCGAAGCCGATTTAGCAAAAGCTCAAAAAGACATCGCCGACACAATGGCCCTTACGACAGATAAGGCCTCTGCGGCTTTGCTTTCACAATTAAATGCTTCATTGTCTGAAGTTCAAAAGTCTCTTATCAGCTATAGAAAAGATGAAAGCGCACGCTCTAAGCATAAACTTATGGCAAATATCGCTGAAGCAACAGGCATGGCTTTGACAACAATGGGCTTGGTATCAAGAGACAGCGCTAAACTTACGAACATCGGCACACTCGTTATGGGCGCAGGCAACCTAGGTCGCATCATCACGGGCATGTCTGATTCACAAGCAGAGCAAGTATTGACAGAGATTACTAAAACTCGCCAATCACTTCGTATAGCTGCAGCAGCATTGGAGTAATTCTGTGAGTTTCAAGGTTTGCATCTTAAGCTTCATTCTTTTCGTCCTTTGCGGCATCAATGCCGCGAAGGCGGAAGCATTGAGATGCGAATCTGTTTTTGTTCCTACGGTCATGGAAGTCATCACCCAAATCGATAAAGATCACAATCAATTCCTGCTTAAAGGTCGCTCGCTAGAAGAGCTGACAAGTGATTTTTCTTGGTTGCGCAAACGTAAACTGCGCAAAATCCTAAACTCAGTGGAAATTGAAAAATTCCCCTCTGAAAATGCGATTGATCGTTATGTCGCAGAGCTTGGAACTGTGATGTTCGGCTCAAAAGACAACGTCACTCTGTTATTTAAAAAATCAAAAGACGAACGCTTAGAAGATAGCACCGTCAAAATTATTCAAGAAAAATTATTAAACGACGGCTTGCGAGGCACTTGGGGCGACGTCGCCAACGTACGAAACACAAAACTGATGCAACGAATGCTTGATAAAATTTGGACCTTCCAAAATGGACGAATTGGCCAATTAACTGGATTGCCACTGATTCTGCCTGCGATGCGCGATATGGAAGTCCCCCCAGAACTGATGTATAAAATCATTCGTGATGGCTACAAAGCCCATGCGGAAGAAGCACGTGTCGCCTTAAAGAAGCAGTCGTCCATTGATGCCTACAATACGTTTAAAAAAGTTTATCGTCCCATTGCCGCAGTGATCATGTTCACGTTCATGGTACATACGGGTTGGGAAAATTATCACGATATGATCAACAAGCAGGTCGACAGCACGATGTCCCAGCTTCAGGAATCACGTCAGGCACTAGATAAAATCGCTTCGGGTGACGTGAAGAGTGAGATTTATCAGGCTGCCGTAGATGGTGCCATTAAAGACTTCGTCGCTAAGTGGGGCGAACAGCCAACAGCCTCTGAGCGCGCGCAAATCGAAGCAAAAATTCAAGCTGGACTCAAAGCGCAGTAAAGCCATTGTCCTTACAAAATAAAAGCCCCCTGTTTCCAGAGGGCTTATTAAGAATTCAAATCAACAGGTCAAAAAATTAAAACTCGCTTTATTTCTTTTTCTTCTTCGCTGGCTTTTCATCAGTCGCTGGAACCGCTGTTGCTATTTTGCCTTCCGCTTTGATTTTTGCGGCTTCAAGACGGTGCATTTCTGCTTCCGCATCCGCTTTCACGGTTTCCATTTTGATCTTCGCTTCGTCAGCATTGTTTTTAGCCTGGTCTAATTGTTTTTCCAATTTTTCGCGCTCGGCCTTCGCTTTTTCCGCTTCTGATTGCAGGCGTTTTAGTTCCGCTTCAGATCTTGCAGCATCAGCTTCAAGTTCGGCGATTGCTTTTTTAGATCTTGCGATTTCAAGTTGTGCTGTCGCTTGCTCTTTTTTCAAGTCCGCTTGGTTTTTCGCCAACTCTTGTTTTGCTTTTGCAGCCGAGTTACGCGCTTTTTCTTCAGCAGATTTGATTTCAGAAACTTTTTTGCGTTCTTCTTCAGATTGTTTGACGGCATCTTTTGAGGCCGATAAAGCCGCCTTCATTTCCGCTTCGATTTTTTCAGTCGCCGCAGCAGCCTGCTCGCCTTGAGCTTTTAACTTCGCTGTTTCAGCTTCTGCTTTTGACTTATCGGATTCTGCACGAGCGATTTCTTGTTTCGCTTTGGCATCGCGGGCTTTTGATTCAGCCACTGCTTTTTGCGTCAGAAGCTTCATCTTCGCAAGATTTTGTTCCGCTCGTTGCGCAACAAGTTTCGCGTCTTCTGCTTCTTTCATCGCTTTTTCACCAGCTTCAGTCGCAGAGGCCGCTTGTTTCTCAAGATCTTTCGCTTGAGATTTCAATTCGTCTTCTTTCTT containing:
- a CDS encoding S8 family serine peptidase gives rise to the protein MKRTVLLSALLLGSQAFAGEFLVKYTNTNGFQAVQNMGTMKAVGMQVMDHNATASLIKVDIAKSKEAQTLATLLSTPGVQYVVPNFKLKAYSAPVDTATLKSQWAIAKVQAEKAWQRAGNRGNKNVIVAVIDTGADYKHESLAPNMIPGYNFKDNNADPMDKTSYQNPGHGTHCSGIVGATGLIDGGTIGMAPGISIMPLRFLDENGSGDLNDGIKAIDYAIEKGVQVISASWGATVPRATAQPLLEAVKRADDKGIIFVAAAANDGKNNDSTEVYPANNGYPNSITVAASNSSDSKPSWSNYGTAMVHLSSPGDGIISTLPKNKYGELSGTSMATPLVSGLVAFLKSQDSSLTGAQIRAILQTTGTKVSIQTACNCRVDAFNAVDAVLTKKMIVVPAAASIGAKDTLNLSVLNGKSPFKYVSSNTSTATVSDGGVVTAVANGKTSITVTDADGKTASTLDINVGKSGSSQPQPPGGGGDDPAQPPGDGSCPIGDPSLCQIICQIKPDLPFCKQ
- a CDS encoding undecaprenyl-diphosphate phosphatase, with the translated sequence MSHLQAIILGIIEGITEFLPISSTGHMVIASSFMGINESDFTKAFEVIIQFGAILSVLVLYWRRFLPNWNFYKKLFVAFLPTAIIGFAAKNVVDQLLESAQVVAWSLILGGVILVWSDKIFAHLTAVGRKTSDLTYKDSVKLGLFQSIAMIPGVSRSGATIMGGLTLGLQKKEAAEFSFFLAVPTMAAATLYKLLKIYKTIQHDQIAVLATGTIVSFIVAMVAIKFFMGIVTKYGFRGFGYYRIVLGIIILALIYTGHSLSAG
- a CDS encoding mechanosensitive ion channel family protein; translation: MEKFLFEESHIFSMEVAALLKHTVLIMPNWKWIVLAIFIVLGIALRPLIQWVLKEFKKHNPWAKKFPKSFTAYFFKSEIERPLAWVIVGLLWFGAGDAIELTGKFQTYYEHVLKAFLAIHLIRVIYYAVDALGSVFADIAAKTESTMDDQLVPFASKILKVLVVVLGVLIVLQSFGLNVMSLLAGLGLGGLALALAAQDTAANLFGSVTILVDNPCKIGDWVKVKDVEGTVEEIGFRSTRIRTFYNSVITIPNATMAKENIDNMGVRPARRIRQSLGLAYETTPENIEAFCDRVRYLIKQDQKVIPETVTVHFNNFNASTLDVLVNFHLKVYTGPEELEHQQRIFLEIIKIANDMKVEFAYPTQTVYYRGAQG
- a CDS encoding trypsin-like peptidase domain-containing protein codes for the protein MTKQQITAVLIFCSAFALCHSGWSKTKPQKEADRYNVICENPDDCNQAVAGLLNDESNVCTAVLVREDVMATNLHCLPQKLRKEGSSCKGRISFTFPENTKNKIEYADCDQVLSVSSQLKDTPLTPDYAFLKLTHKASRKPVAINTSGVANNEMLTIFKVDPHEDIGLLRKVTCAAAQKSMLNPLFKSEQSSVISLVPCDIVSGNSGSPIFSAQGDVKALINSKGLPADMPVNVDRFDVAFASNLACLNIPELGLKNQNTECHSSKDRAAIRNASGELVRDAVHPLMMNFTKAVGEQYRNIHEQTKNFLKWQADQQDIPYNGDDKAKIAKVGFKPKCITASRENMMKMQEEMMKIKYSEWGVQLSLDSAGRPNPQLAATEVSSTLSFSKEDLQKTEVAIKLGTTSYNVPFCSDIAAK
- a CDS encoding TIGR02147 family protein is translated as MKTKFPRFLKGILEARQSRNSRYSKRAFAQHCGISIGQLNDYLSGRRICSLKTANKIVANLNLPPEQMAQFEVIAKNAKAKLHSLPDEKFSIVSDPAHFALLALTTATDFNLDMAWIAEKLHVTQAKAKTLMHNLQSIGLVEIVDDKIVIHHEHIVAAMDAPSEALRNSHKTSLQRIIDNIDKVPMEKREVSSVSVCIDPKKLAIVKKRAMKFIEKTAMFLESGDKKEVYEINVQIFPWAT